A genome region from Candidatus Methylomirabilota bacterium includes the following:
- a CDS encoding outer membrane protein assembly factor BamD → MRLKFLSVHVAFVSLLLLQSGCTTLSDFFRQRPQALPPAQELYAEGESQLSKSRYEEARVMFRKVAERHPQSTYAPRARFLVGEAYYREGQFEKAIKEFEAFMAFYPRHEIADLVQFRLSMSYYDQMKPVEQDQEITRKAMESFKVLVREYPESRYAADALAKVDICRGRLAQKELWVAAYYINQGNPAAARQRLEKVINEYPRTLVIPEALYRLGEVYSGDGRPEDSQRMFRQVADEYPYTEWGRRAAQRLQTATR, encoded by the coding sequence ATGCGCCTCAAATTCCTCTCGGTTCACGTCGCATTCGTGAGTCTGCTCCTGCTGCAGAGCGGGTGCACGACCCTTTCGGATTTCTTTCGGCAGCGACCGCAGGCGCTGCCGCCGGCGCAGGAGCTGTACGCGGAGGGCGAGAGCCAGCTGAGCAAGAGCCGCTACGAGGAGGCGCGCGTGATGTTTCGCAAGGTGGCGGAGCGGCATCCGCAGTCCACCTACGCGCCCCGGGCCCGCTTCCTGGTCGGCGAGGCGTACTACCGCGAGGGCCAGTTCGAGAAGGCCATCAAGGAGTTCGAGGCCTTCATGGCCTTCTACCCGCGACACGAGATCGCCGACCTGGTGCAGTTCCGGCTGTCGATGAGCTACTACGACCAGATGAAGCCGGTCGAGCAGGACCAGGAGATCACCCGCAAGGCCATGGAGTCGTTCAAGGTGCTGGTCCGCGAGTATCCGGAGAGCCGCTACGCCGCCGACGCGCTGGCCAAGGTCGACATCTGCCGCGGGCGCCTGGCCCAGAAGGAGCTGTGGGTCGCCGCGTACTACATCAACCAGGGCAATCCGGCCGCGGCCCGGCAGCGGCTCGAGAAGGTGATCAATGAGTACCCGCGCACCCTCGTGATCCCGGAGGCGCTCTACCGGCTCGGCGAGGTCTACTCGGGAGACGGCCGTCCCGAGGATTCGCAGAGGATGTTCCGGCAGGTGGCCGACGAATACCCTTACACCGAATGGGGCAGGCGCGCTGCTCAGCGCCTCCAGACCGCTACGAGGTAA